In Acidobacteriota bacterium, the DNA window ATCGACGAAGCGCACTCAAGCTTCGTCTACGGTGCGGAAGGCCGCGGCGTGGTGGAACACTTCGGCCTCGAGGATGAAGTGGACATCCACGTCGGCACCTTCTCAAAGGCGCTCGGCGGCCAGGGTGGCTACGTCGCGGGCTCGCAGAGCCTCTACAACTACCTGATGGGTTTCGCGCGGTCGCGAGTGTTTTCGTGCGCACTGTCACCGGCGGTCACGGCCGGCGTGCTGGCGGCCCTCCGGATCGTGAAACGTGAACCCCAGTTGCGCCAGCGCCTCTGGGAAAACGTGGCGCACTTCCGCAGCCTGCTGGCCACGGCCGGCGTTGATGGCCGAGTCCACGTCGCAGATCATCCCGATCGTGATTCGCAACGATCGGAAGATCCTGGGCATCGCGCAGAAACTGCAGAAGGAAGGGCTGTATCTGCAGCCCATCATCTTCCGGCGGTGGCCAAACACCGGTCGCGGTTCCGGGTGTCGATTTCGGCAAGCCATTCAACGGCGGACCTGGACCGCGCCGCTGCCATCCTGATTAAGGTTCTTCGTGAAGAGGAGATCATCAAGTGAGCGATCTGAAGCCCGGACAGGTGCAATACCTTTACCGCCATGCCATCGGCGGGTTCTTCGAATTCCCCACTGAGAACGCGCGCAAGCTGATCCCGCCTTTCATGTCCCCCGTCG includes these proteins:
- a CDS encoding pyridoxal phosphate-dependent aminotransferase family protein, whose product is MVEHFGLEDEVDIHVGTFSKALGGQGGYVAGSQSLYNYLMGFARSRVFSCALSPAVTAGVLAALRIVKREPQLRQRLWENVAHFRSLLATAGVDGRVHVADHPDRDSQRSEDPGHRAETAEGRAVSAAHHLPAVAKHRSRFRVSISASHSTADLDRAAAILIKVLREEEIIK